In Mytilus galloprovincialis chromosome 1, xbMytGall1.hap1.1, whole genome shotgun sequence, the following are encoded in one genomic region:
- the LOC143044259 gene encoding uncharacterized protein LOC143044259 isoform X4, with protein sequence MSRSSNPMDNFEYLRAIGKGSYGEVSLYRHKRDRKQYVLKRINLAKASKKERSSAEQEAKLLSKLKHPNIVAYKDSFERDGQLHIAMQFCEGGDVYTKLKEQKQTLLEERQVVEWFVQIAMALQYMHERNILHRDLKTQNIFLTKSKIIKVGDLGIARVLDSSTDMATTLIGTPYYMSPELFSNKPYNHKSDVWALGCCVYEMATLKHAFNGRDMQALVYKILKGRMPPLPKKYSPELQQIIRNMLHQEPERRPTVSRILRDPYIKRNIAVFLEETKKGRPSTAGQRRPVTAPDPRPRPDNSAAMQVGKSVQVSRHMVHVPGEDNLDSGHSANKNIVVENDTDTQPVPAPLRKQHARKPSNGANKELPPIAEVGKPVEVKKKLDSSSESSDNDTLVEVHPVKEVNDVPKAVSPKKKKESALKKRAREGETESSLDTDRSDISVKSNSSGKSDISSRGDASSSKSSHKKNIFKNPKKVDNPRPLPPPPKQHHGSGEPQKRPSFSLEKQSNGSKSSSTGTSSSKEEDLDINTPRSCNLSARERRREKDKAAQSLERPVSARSVVLKPVRHVESNKETKAEKNQREQAHPRVQVAARHKRIPSMKDDSSSSEEETMKESSEFKREHKRVELSDDEDEGSSDPDRENKEMNNFITLLDTTLHMNREDDKSDDEEDKKEPVPPAHDIHRSASLPSVETLCNADRLTSRIQLLHKDCVDGVGFEVLHKSFTILSNIEEDEVEADTYVPQLIQLMGKEKFDIYAGKIWQLKFCEECFEQLSFLPR encoded by the exons ATGTCGCGATCAAGCAATCCAATGGACAATTTTGAGTACCTACGAGCAATTGGAAAGGGAAGTTATGGTGAAGTTTCTTTGTACAGACACAAAAGGGATAGAAAACag TATGTATTAAAGAGAATAAATCTTGCAAAGGCTTCAAAGAAAGAAAGATCATCTGCTGAACAAGAGGCGAAACTGCTGTCAAAACTGAAACATCCAAACATTGTTGCTTACAAAGACTCTTTTGAAAGGGACGGACAGCTTCATATAGCTATGCAGTTCTGTGAAGGAGGTGatgtatacaccaaattaaaagaacaaaaacagaCATTGTTAGAAGAAAGACAAGTGGTGGAGTGGTTTGTTCAGATAGCTATGGCTTTGCAG taTATGCATGAAAGGAATATATTACATAGAGATTTGAAAACacagaatatatttttaacaaaaagtaaaatcataaaagttGGAGATTTAGGCATTGCAAg AGTATTGGACAGTTCAACAGACATGGCTACTACACTAATAGGAACACCCTATTACATGAGTCCTGAACTTTTTAGTAATAAACCATATAACCACAAG TCTGATGTATGGGCATTAGGATGCTGTGTGTATGAGATGGCAACATTAAAACATGCATTTAATGGAAGAGACATGCAAGCTTTAGTATATAAAATTCTCAAAGGAAGA atGCCTCCATTACCAAAGAAATACAGTCCTGAGCTACAGCAAATCATCCGTAACATGTTACATCAAGAACCAGAACGAAGACCTACTGTAAGCAGAATTCTCAGAGATCCATACATTAAACGAAACATTGCAGTCTTTTTAGAAGAAACCAAGAAAGG acGACCCAGTACAGCAGGTCAAAGAAGACCAGTTACAGCCCCAGACCCAAGGCCTAGACCAGACAATTCAGCAGCCATGCAAGTTGGCAAATCAGTGCAAGTCAGCAGACATATGGTACATGTACCTGGTGAAGACAATTTAGACAGTGGACATAGTGCtaataaaaatattgtagttgAAAATGACACAGATACACAGCCTGTGCCTGCTCCTTTAAGGAAGCAGCATGCTCGAAAGCCATCCAATGGTGCCAATAAAGAATTACCTCCCATTGCAGAAGTTGGAAAGCCAGTAGAAGTGAAAAAGAAATTGGATTCATCCTCAGAATCAAGTGACAACGATACATTAGTAGAAGTTCATCCTGTTAAAGAAGTAAATGATGTA cCGAAAGCTGTTTCTCCAAAGAAGAAAAAGGAAAGTGCCCTGAAGAAGAGAGCTAGGGAAGGTGAGACAGAATCTAGCCTGGATACAGACAGAAGTGACATTAGTGTGAAGAGTAACAGCAGTGGTAAAAGTGACATTAGTTCTAGAGGTGATGCTAGTTCCTCTAAATCGTCacataaaaagaatatatttaaaaat ccAAAGAAAGTTGACAATCCTCGTCCTCTTCCACCTCCTCCTAAACAACACCATGGTTCTGGTGAGCCTCAGAAGAGACCAAGTTTCTCTCTGGAAAAGCAATCTAATGGATCTAAATCCTCTAGTACCGGTACCTCAAGTTCTAAGGAAGAAGATTTAGATATAAATACACCAAGG agTTGCAATTTATCAGCCAGAGAGAGAAGAAGAGAAAAAGATAAGGCAGCCCAAT cTCTAGAAAGACCTGTTTCTGCCAGATCTGTTGTACTCAAACCAGTTCGACATGTTGAATCGAACAAAGAAACAAAAGCAGAAAAGAATCAG CGTGAACAAGCTCATCCTCGAGTGCAGGTTGCAGCACGACATAAGCGTATTCCATCAATGAAGGATGATAGTTCTAGTTCTGAAGAAGAAACAATGAAGGAAAGTAGTGAATTCAAGAGAGAACATAAGAG GGTTGAATTATCTGATGATGAGGATGAAGGCAGCTCTGATCCAGACAG AGAAAACAAAGAAATGAACAATTTCATTACATTATTAGACACAACATTACACATGAACAGAGAGGATGATAAATCAGATGATGAAGAAGATAAAAAGGAACCAGTACCTCCAGCACATGATATACATAGATCTGCTTCCCTGCCAA GTGTAGAAACATTGTGCAATGCTGATCGTTTAACTAGTAGAATACAGTTACTACACAA aGATTGTGTAGATGGAGTAGGATTTGAAGTTCTACATAAATCATTTACAATTCTGTCTAATATAGAGGAGGATGAGGTTGAG GCTGATACTTATGTG CCACAGTTAATACAGCTAATGGGAAAAGAAAAGTTTGACATTTATGCTGGGAAAATTTGGCAGCTGAAGTTTTGTGAAGAATGTTTTGAACAGCTTTCATTCCTGCCAAGATAA
- the LOC143044259 gene encoding uncharacterized protein LOC143044259 isoform X3 produces the protein MSRSSNPMDNFEYLRAIGKGSYGEVSLYRHKRDRKQYVLKRINLAKASKKERSSAEQEAKLLSKLKHPNIVAYKDSFERDGQLHIAMQFCEGGDVYTKLKEQKQTLLEERQVVEWFVQIAMALQYMHERNILHRDLKTQNIFLTKSKIIKVGDLGIARVLDSSTDMATTLIGTPYYMSPELFSNKPYNHKSDVWALGCCVYEMATLKHAFNGRDMQALVYKILKGRMPPLPKKYSPELQQIIRNMLHQEPERRPTVSRILRDPYIKRNIAVFLEETKKGRPSTAGQRRPVTAPDPRPRPDNSAAMQVGKSVQVSRHMVHVPGEDNLDSGHSANKNIVVENDTDTQPVPAPLRKQHARKPSNGANKELPPIAEVGKPVEVKKKLDSSSESSDNDTLVEVHPVKEVNDVPKAVSPKKKKESALKKRAREGETESSLDTDRSDISVKSNSSGKSDISSRGDASSSKSSHKKNIFKNHLDDDDSPKKVDNPRPLPPPPKQHHGSGEPQKRPSFSLEKQSNGSKSSSTGTSSSKEEDLDINTPRSCNLSARERRREKDKAAQSLERPVSARSVVLKPVRHVESNKETKAEKNQREQAHPRVQVAARHKRIPSMKDDSSSSEEETMKESSEFKREHKRVELSDDEDEGSSDPDRENKEMNNFITLLDTTLHMNREDDKSDDEEDKKEPVPPAHDIHRSASLPSVETLCNADRLTSRIQLLHKDCVDGVGFEVLHKSFTILSNIEEDEVEPQLIQLMGKEKFDIYAGKIWQLKFCEECFEQLSFLPR, from the exons ATGTCGCGATCAAGCAATCCAATGGACAATTTTGAGTACCTACGAGCAATTGGAAAGGGAAGTTATGGTGAAGTTTCTTTGTACAGACACAAAAGGGATAGAAAACag TATGTATTAAAGAGAATAAATCTTGCAAAGGCTTCAAAGAAAGAAAGATCATCTGCTGAACAAGAGGCGAAACTGCTGTCAAAACTGAAACATCCAAACATTGTTGCTTACAAAGACTCTTTTGAAAGGGACGGACAGCTTCATATAGCTATGCAGTTCTGTGAAGGAGGTGatgtatacaccaaattaaaagaacaaaaacagaCATTGTTAGAAGAAAGACAAGTGGTGGAGTGGTTTGTTCAGATAGCTATGGCTTTGCAG taTATGCATGAAAGGAATATATTACATAGAGATTTGAAAACacagaatatatttttaacaaaaagtaaaatcataaaagttGGAGATTTAGGCATTGCAAg AGTATTGGACAGTTCAACAGACATGGCTACTACACTAATAGGAACACCCTATTACATGAGTCCTGAACTTTTTAGTAATAAACCATATAACCACAAG TCTGATGTATGGGCATTAGGATGCTGTGTGTATGAGATGGCAACATTAAAACATGCATTTAATGGAAGAGACATGCAAGCTTTAGTATATAAAATTCTCAAAGGAAGA atGCCTCCATTACCAAAGAAATACAGTCCTGAGCTACAGCAAATCATCCGTAACATGTTACATCAAGAACCAGAACGAAGACCTACTGTAAGCAGAATTCTCAGAGATCCATACATTAAACGAAACATTGCAGTCTTTTTAGAAGAAACCAAGAAAGG acGACCCAGTACAGCAGGTCAAAGAAGACCAGTTACAGCCCCAGACCCAAGGCCTAGACCAGACAATTCAGCAGCCATGCAAGTTGGCAAATCAGTGCAAGTCAGCAGACATATGGTACATGTACCTGGTGAAGACAATTTAGACAGTGGACATAGTGCtaataaaaatattgtagttgAAAATGACACAGATACACAGCCTGTGCCTGCTCCTTTAAGGAAGCAGCATGCTCGAAAGCCATCCAATGGTGCCAATAAAGAATTACCTCCCATTGCAGAAGTTGGAAAGCCAGTAGAAGTGAAAAAGAAATTGGATTCATCCTCAGAATCAAGTGACAACGATACATTAGTAGAAGTTCATCCTGTTAAAGAAGTAAATGATGTA cCGAAAGCTGTTTCTCCAAAGAAGAAAAAGGAAAGTGCCCTGAAGAAGAGAGCTAGGGAAGGTGAGACAGAATCTAGCCTGGATACAGACAGAAGTGACATTAGTGTGAAGAGTAACAGCAGTGGTAAAAGTGACATTAGTTCTAGAGGTGATGCTAGTTCCTCTAAATCGTCacataaaaagaatatatttaaaaat CATTTGGATGATGATGATAGT ccAAAGAAAGTTGACAATCCTCGTCCTCTTCCACCTCCTCCTAAACAACACCATGGTTCTGGTGAGCCTCAGAAGAGACCAAGTTTCTCTCTGGAAAAGCAATCTAATGGATCTAAATCCTCTAGTACCGGTACCTCAAGTTCTAAGGAAGAAGATTTAGATATAAATACACCAAGG agTTGCAATTTATCAGCCAGAGAGAGAAGAAGAGAAAAAGATAAGGCAGCCCAAT cTCTAGAAAGACCTGTTTCTGCCAGATCTGTTGTACTCAAACCAGTTCGACATGTTGAATCGAACAAAGAAACAAAAGCAGAAAAGAATCAG CGTGAACAAGCTCATCCTCGAGTGCAGGTTGCAGCACGACATAAGCGTATTCCATCAATGAAGGATGATAGTTCTAGTTCTGAAGAAGAAACAATGAAGGAAAGTAGTGAATTCAAGAGAGAACATAAGAG GGTTGAATTATCTGATGATGAGGATGAAGGCAGCTCTGATCCAGACAG AGAAAACAAAGAAATGAACAATTTCATTACATTATTAGACACAACATTACACATGAACAGAGAGGATGATAAATCAGATGATGAAGAAGATAAAAAGGAACCAGTACCTCCAGCACATGATATACATAGATCTGCTTCCCTGCCAA GTGTAGAAACATTGTGCAATGCTGATCGTTTAACTAGTAGAATACAGTTACTACACAA aGATTGTGTAGATGGAGTAGGATTTGAAGTTCTACATAAATCATTTACAATTCTGTCTAATATAGAGGAGGATGAGGTTGAG CCACAGTTAATACAGCTAATGGGAAAAGAAAAGTTTGACATTTATGCTGGGAAAATTTGGCAGCTGAAGTTTTGTGAAGAATGTTTTGAACAGCTTTCATTCCTGCCAAGATAA